A single region of the Triticum dicoccoides isolate Atlit2015 ecotype Zavitan chromosome 2B, WEW_v2.0, whole genome shotgun sequence genome encodes:
- the LOC119362389 gene encoding uncharacterized protein LOC119362389 isoform X2, protein MGRNSAEHRRQCHPRLHAPEDTASLPIPDELLTEIFVRLPTPADLVRASAACVSFRRVVADRSFLRQFRKLHAPPLLGFLGPHTGFDPAEPPHPSGPPRLRPAPSPSPPTSPSRSFRPPTPLTTGLSGTSATAGYSSAECPWNRDGGVRPFAPEAAMRTMSQQQPLKRRHSG, encoded by the exons ATGGGCCGCAACTCAGCGGAGCACCGCCGTCAGTGCCATCCGCGGCTGCATGCCCCCGAGGATACGGCCTCGCTGCCGATCCCCGACGAGCTCCTCACTGAAATCTTCGTTCGCCTGCCCACCCCAGCCGACCTCGTCCGCGCCTCCGCCGCCTGCGTCTCCTTCCGCCGCGTCGTGGCCGACCGCTCCTTCCTCAGGCAGTTCCGCAAGCTCCACGCCCCGCCCCTCCTCGGCTTCCTCGGTCCGCACACCGGCTTCGACCCCGCCGAGCCGCCTCACCCCTCCGGCCCTCCGCGTCTGCGGCCAGCGCCATCGCCCTCGCCGCCGACTTCTCCTTCTCGTTCCTTCCGGCCCCCGACCCCGCTCACCACTGGGTTGTCTGGGACGTCCGCGACGGCCGGGTACTCCTCCGCGGAATGCCCCTGGAACAGAGACGGTGGTGTGCGACCCTTTGCACCGGAG GCGGCGATGAGGACGATGAGCCAACAACAACCGCTGAAGAGACGGCATTCAGGGTGA
- the LOC119362389 gene encoding proline-rich receptor-like protein kinase PERK10 isoform X1 translates to MPPRIRPRCRSPTSSSLKSSFACPPQPTSSAPPPPASPSAASWPTAPSSGSSASSTPRPSSASSVRTPASTPPSRLTPPALRVCGQRHRPRRRLLLLVPSGPRPRSPLGCLGRPRRPGTPPRNAPGTETVVCDPLHRRYLMLPSIPDDLAASVEGPRPHSCEIFLVPEGGDEDDEPTTTAEETAFRVIWMGHCEDKLITYVFSSSTRQWQAIRSLTWTDLSAGSLSSTETAPFCRRQYAYGYFYWLPNSKHTIKMLVLNTRKMEFSVAEPPTEPKVCYRHITMVEAGEGRPGLVVLTYAHVATFIPFGETIMGVPANGKRIR, encoded by the coding sequence ATGCCCCCGAGGATACGGCCTCGCTGCCGATCCCCGACGAGCTCCTCACTGAAATCTTCGTTCGCCTGCCCACCCCAGCCGACCTCGTCCGCGCCTCCGCCGCCTGCGTCTCCTTCCGCCGCGTCGTGGCCGACCGCTCCTTCCTCAGGCAGTTCCGCAAGCTCCACGCCCCGCCCCTCCTCGGCTTCCTCGGTCCGCACACCGGCTTCGACCCCGCCGAGCCGCCTCACCCCTCCGGCCCTCCGCGTCTGCGGCCAGCGCCATCGCCCTCGCCGCCGACTTCTCCTTCTCGTTCCTTCCGGCCCCCGACCCCGCTCACCACTGGGTTGTCTGGGACGTCCGCGACGGCCGGGTACTCCTCCGCGGAATGCCCCTGGAACAGAGACGGTGGTGTGCGACCCTTTGCACCGGAGGTACCTCATGCTTCCCTCAATCCCTGACGACCTTGCAGCTAGCGTGGAGGGGCCACGCCCACATTCATGCGAGATTTTCCTTGTTCCTGAAGGCGGCGATGAGGACGATGAGCCAACAACAACCGCTGAAGAGACGGCATTCAGGGTGATCTGGATGGGGCACTGTGAAGATAAGCTCATCACCTATGTCTTTTCTTCCAGCACCAGACAATGGCAAGCCATTCGATCCCTTACCTGGACCGATTTGTCAGCTGGCTCGCTATCATCGACAGAGACGGCACCCTTCTGCCGGCGCCAATACGCGTATGGCTACTTTTACTGGCTGCCAAATTCCAAGCACACAATAAAAATGTTGGTGCTCAACACCCGTAAGATGGAGTTCTCCGTTGCTGAACCCCCAACCGAACCCAAAGTTTGTTACAGACATATAACCATGGTGGAGGCAGGAGAAGGCAGGCCTGGGCTGGTTGTCCTTACATACGCCCACGTGGCCACATTTATACCATTTGGAGAAACAATAATGGGAGTTCCCGCCAATGGCAAAAGGATAAGGTAA
- the LOC119362388 gene encoding serine/threonine-protein kinase AtPK2/AtPK19-like, translated as MVFSQTSSLAVKLAQGPKLFTTKTILPMDPPGVVSSENAEYDFSDVFGSSPVETATELCVVDPESPAAPVESPEEVYNDPAVIFKRSHSLVGPSSLVSCSLGLGKLTLNIADGSSELVGHTTEEKELNLEQFSDEEFGDAVTEDEGVGLDDFEILKLVGQGAFGKVFQVRKKGTSEIYAMKVMRKDKILEKNHSEYMKAERDILTKVDHPYVVQLRYSFQTKYRLYLVLDFVNGGHLFFQLYKQGLFREELARIYTAEIISAVAHLHANGIMHRDLKPENILLDAEGHAMLTDFGLAKEFRENTRSNSMCGTLEYMAPEIIQGQGHDKAADWWSVGILLFEMLTGKPPFVGNRDKVQQKIVKEKLKLPPFLTSEAHSLLKGLLHKEAGKRLGTGPGGSDEIKRHKWFKPINWRKLDAREIKPSFRPDVAGLTCIANFDVCWTNTPVLDSPAATPVTAGGGQGNFAGFTYVRPAPFLHDLKPPSSSS; from the exons ATGGTTTTTTCTCAGACATCCTCTCTGGCAGTAAAGCTTGCACAAGGACCCAAGCTCTTTACTACAAAGACAATTCTCCCCATGGACCCCCCGGGTGTTGTCTCCTCTGAAAATGCTGAATATGATTTCTCTGATGTTTTTGGTTCCAGTCCAGTCGAGACAGCAACAGAACTTTGTGTTGTTGATCCAGAGAGCCCTGCAGCTCCTGTTGAGTCCCCTGAGGAGGTTTATAATGATCCTGCGGTCATCTTCAAGCGGTCACATTCTCTTGTTGGTCCATCATCACTTGTTAGCTGCTCTTTGGGACTTGGCAAGCTCACTCTAAACATAGCAGATGGATCATCAGAACTTGTAGGCCACACCACAGAAGAAAAGGAACTTAACCTAGAGCAGTTCAGTGATGAAGAGTTTGGTGATGCCGTGACTGAGGATGAGGGTGTTGGGCTTGATGACTTTGAAATCTTGAAGCTTGTAGGCCAAGGGGCATTTGGCAAAGTCTTTCAGGTGAGAAAGAAGGGTACTTCAGAAATATATGCAATGAAAGTTATGAGGAAGGACAAGATACTGGAGAAAAACCATTCCGAGTACATGAAAGCTGAAAGAGACATACTGACAAAAGTTGACCATCCTTATGTAGTGCAGCTGAGGTACTCCTTTCAG ACCAAATATCGACTTTACCTTGTCCTGGACTTCGTAAACGGGGGGCATCTCTTCTTTCAGCTCTACAAGCAAGGATTATTTAG GGAGGAACTTGCACGAATCTATACGGCTGAGATTATATCTGCTGTAGCCCACCTCCATGCTAATGGGATTATGCATAGAGATCTTAAGCCCGAGAACATCCTATTGGATGCTGAAGGCCAT GCCATGCTAACTGACTTTGGCCTTGCGAAAGAATTCCGTGAGAACACCCGATCAAACTCGATGTGTGGCACTCTCGAGTATATGGCCCCTGAAATTATTCAGGGCCAGGGGCATGATAAGGCCGCAGATTGGTGGAGTGTAGGAATCCTCCTGTTTGAAATGCTGACGGGCAAG CCCCCGTTTGTCGGGAACAGAGACAAAGTTCAGCAGAAGATAGTGAAGGAGAAGTTGAAGCTTCCTCCGTTTTTGACTAGCGAAGCCCACTCGCTGCTGAAAGGA TTGCTGCACAAAGAAGCCGGCAAGCGGCTGGGAACCGGACCCGGCGGCAGCGACGAGATAAAGAGGCACAAGTGGTTCAAGCCGATCAACTGGAGGAAGCTGGACGCCCGGGAGATCAAGCCGAGCTTCCGGCCCGACGTCGCTGGCCTGACCTGCATCGCCAACTTCGACGTGTGCTGGACCAACACGCCCGTGCTGGACTCCCCGGCCGCCACCCCCGTCACCGCCGGCGGCGGGCAAGGCAACTTCGCGGGGTTCACCTACGTCAGGCCCGCGCCGTTCCTCCATGACCTGAAGCCGCCCTCGAGCTCTAGCTAG